From the Desulfovibrio sp. JY genome, one window contains:
- a CDS encoding amino acid ABC transporter permease, with protein MATNDRIIPLRHYGRWVSGIILIGLLGLIVNAFRVGQIDWSVVDEFFFSTALLKGLASTILITACSMLMGLVLGVVFAIMRLSQNPVSNMFSRLYIWLFRGAPVYLQLLIWFNLALIFPVVNLGFAQYRMVDVMTPFMAALLGLGLNEGAYLTEIVRGGILSVDKGQIDAATALGMSRLTAMRRIILPQAMRVIVPPIGNEFIGLLKTSSMASAIAYTELLHKAQIIYFVNAKVMELLIVATGWYLIVVTILSVAQVGIERRFARGHAFATQRSFLGTLRENTFGKRQRCGA; from the coding sequence ATGGCGACCAACGACAGAATCATCCCGCTTCGCCACTACGGACGGTGGGTTTCCGGCATTATCCTGATAGGCCTGCTGGGGCTTATCGTGAATGCTTTCAGGGTGGGCCAGATCGACTGGTCCGTGGTGGACGAGTTCTTTTTTTCGACCGCGCTGCTCAAGGGACTGGCCAGCACCATCCTCATCACGGCCTGCTCCATGCTCATGGGCCTGGTGCTGGGGGTGGTATTCGCCATCATGCGCCTGTCCCAAAATCCCGTCTCCAACATGTTTTCAAGGTTGTACATCTGGCTGTTCCGGGGGGCCCCCGTCTATCTGCAACTGCTGATCTGGTTCAATCTGGCGCTTATTTTTCCCGTGGTGAATCTGGGTTTCGCCCAATACCGCATGGTGGACGTGATGACGCCCTTCATGGCCGCCCTGCTCGGGTTGGGCCTCAACGAAGGCGCCTATCTGACGGAAATCGTGCGCGGCGGCATCCTGTCCGTCGACAAGGGGCAGATAGACGCCGCCACGGCCCTTGGCATGTCGCGCCTTACGGCCATGCGCCGCATCATCCTGCCCCAGGCCATGCGCGTTATCGTGCCGCCCATCGGCAACGAATTCATCGGCCTGCTCAAAACGTCCTCCATGGCCAGCGCCATCGCCTACACCGAGCTGTTGCACAAGGCCCAGATCATCTATTTCGTCAATGCCAAGGTCATGGAGCTGCTTATCGTCGCCACCGGCTGGTACCTGATCGTCGTGACCATCCTCAGCGTCGCGCAGGTCGGCATTGAGCGGCGCTTCGCCCGCGGCCATGCTTTTGCCACGCAACGCAGCTTCCTGGGAACCCTCCGGGAGAATACCTTCGGCAAAAGACAACGGTGCGGAGCCTAG